A section of the Gallus gallus isolate bGalGal1 chromosome 4, bGalGal1.mat.broiler.GRCg7b, whole genome shotgun sequence genome encodes:
- the RHOG2 gene encoding rho-related GTP-binding protein RhoG-like isoform X1 yields the protein MALLCYNKGCGQRFDPEHNSQDSCLYHPGVPIFHDALKGWSCCKKRTTDFSEFLSIKGCTKGFHSKEKPPEPSQEETSDKPKAKPMAEIIVQGPKSAEKMQRERPSSDEPRQLLPIKVSRSLEQALEKLSLSPNNKEPKGDCAGEAAAQVRAGTTCKNAACKAIYQGPESNTEVCTFHPGVPVFHEGMKYWSCCGIRTTDFSAFLEQPGCSTGRHCWMGKADKKAVSCRQDWHQTSSQVVVTIYGKNPLPTLSSVKANRTVLEVHVIFEGNKIFQAELDLWGVIEAEKSFVSMVPTKVEIALRKANPGAWARLEHPQSKACAQGEPEKAAVSTEEPEDDSDDSLSWSEEDEEVEAADGAAPLRGFGESSARADGALSSP from the exons ATGGCGTTGCTGTGCTACAACaagggctgtgggcagaggtTTGATCCTGAGCACAACTCCCAGG ATTCCTGCCTGTATCACCCGGGCGTCCCCATCTTCCACGATGCCCTGAAG GGCTGGTCTTGCTGCAAGAAGCGCACGACGGACTTCTCTGAGTTCCTCTCCATTAAG GGATGCACAAAGGGGTTTCACAGCAAGGAGAAGCCTCCTGAGCCTTCCCAAGAGGAGACCTCAGACAAGCCAAAGGCCAAGCCAATGGCAGAGATCATCGTCCAAGGACCAAAATCAGCTGAGAAGATGCAGCGGGAAAGACCAAG cTCTGATGAGCCACGACAACTGCTGCCAATCAAAGTATCTAGATCTCTGGAACAAGCACTGGAGAAACTGAGCCTGTCTCCTAACAACAAGGAGCCCAAGGGTGACTGTGCAG GGGAGGCGGCTGCCCAGGTGAGAGCTGGCACCACCTGCAAGAACGCAGCCTGCAAGGCA ATCTACCAGGGCCCAGAAAGCAACACAGAGGTTTGTACTTTCCACCCTGGCGTTCCTGTCTTCCATGAGGG GATGAAGTACTGGAGCTGCTGTGGGATCAGAACGACGGACTTCAGTGCCTTCCTGGAGCAGCCGGGCTGCAGCACGGGGCGGCACTGCTGGATGGGAAAGGCG GACAAGAAGGCGGTGTCATGCAGGCAGGACTGGCACCAAACCAGCAGCCAAGTGGTGGTGACAATCTATGGCAAGAACCCTCTGCCCACCCTCAGCAGTGTGAAGGCCAACCGCACTGTG CTTGAAGTTCACGTCATCTTCGAAGGGAATAAGATTTTCCAGGCAGAACTCGATCTCTGGGGG GTCATCGAAGCAGAGAAGAGCTTTGTGAGCATGGTTCCCACCAAGGTGGAGATCGCGCTCCGTAAGGCCAACCCCGGGGCCTGGGCCAGGCTGGAGCACCCCCAGAGCAAGGCCTGCGCTCAGGGCGAGCCGGAGAAGGCGGCGGTCAGCACAGAGGAGCCCGAGGACGACTCGGAcgacagcctgagctggtcgGAGGAGGACGAAGAGGTGGAAGCAGCCGACGGCGCGGCGCCGCTGAGGGGCTTTGGCGAGAGCTCTGCGAGAGCAGACggagccctgagcagcccgtAG